The genomic segment AAGTATCTGGAATATAAAAGTCTTCTGATCTATAAATATAGTGGTCTCCGCCATTTGGCAGAACGATTGTTTTGTCTCTATCCAGAAATACAGCTTTTGATCCCATTTCTTTCTCTAAATTTCAAATTAATAGGTAAAATCTAACCAAGAAGGGTTTAGATAACAAACAACGTTTTATTAGACCCTAAAGCTTGCAACTGGGTCTGATATGAGGGCTATTTTGGAAATGGAGCTCTATCTTACTTTTTGTCTTTTAGAACTTTGCTTTTAGCGTCTTTAGGAAGATGTCTTCTTAGGTATTCTACTACAGCTTCTCTTACAATTTGAGCGGGTTTCATTCTCAGATGCCACTGGGACTCATTTAACATATCCACGAATTCCTGTGATGCTTTGACATAGATTGCCTTGTCCAAAGTTTCTTTTTTTGCGTTTGCGCTTTTTCTTGTTGCCATATTATATATACTACCTATCTTTTATATATTTTCAATCAGTTTTTTATTTTACTGCCGCAAAACGATATATATTCATATAATGGAAAATAACAATATAAGTCCACTATAACTTAAGTTTTGCGCGAAACAAGCTTTTTTATAAGTAGATGGAGAATTTATAGATTAAATTCTGATGGTATTGCATGTATATTTAGAGTTGTAACAAAGGCGAGCCCTATGACCAACACTCCACAAAATTCAAAGCGTCTTTATGTCTCAGATATGAGCTGTGCAAGCTGTGTTGATAAGATTGAATCGGCTCTTAAATCCACTCCCGGTGTAGACGACGTAGCAGTAAACTTCGCAGATAAAACGGCCTCGATTACAGGTGCTGCTTCAGAAGATTTGTTGATTCAGACAATAGGAGACATAGGCTACACAGCATCTATGGCGGATGATGCTTCGGATTCTAAGAGAGAAAACCAAGAGCTGCTTCACTACAGAGACCTTCTTAAGAAAACAGTTATTGCTGCAGTTGTTGGTTTATCTATACTGGCTGCAATGCTTGCAGGAATACTTCCGGATATAAGCTCAGCTAGCGGGCGGGTTGTTTATGGCATAATGTCGATTCTATCCCTTTTTGTGCTTTCATATGCTGGCGGAAGGTTTTTCACTGGCGCACTTAAATCTTTTAAGAACCACAGTGCCAACATGGACACCCTTATTGCAATAGGAACCGGGGTTGCGTGGACGTACTCAACATTTGTTGTGCTTTTCCCAGGTGGCTTGTCTGAAGTTGCAAGGCATGTCTATTTTGACACGGCAACAATAATTATAGCTTTTATAAACTTGGGCTCAGCTCTTGAGATGAGAGCAAGGGGCAAAACCTCGGAGGCAATTAAGCGATTGATCGGGCTTCAGCCTAAAACTGCCAGAGTAGTCAGAGAAGGTGAAGAGATTGATATTCCTATTGAAGAAGTTATACAAGGCGATATAGTGCGCGTTCGGCCTGGTGAAAAAATTCCTGTAGACGGAGAGATCACTCAGGGATCATCACATGTTGATGAATCTATGCTTACAGGCGAGCCAGTACCAGTATCAAAAAAAGTGGGTGATGAAATTGTCGGCGGATCTGTTAATAAGTCCGGAAGCTTTATGTTTAAGGCAATACGCATAGGAAAAGACACCGCGCTATCTCAAATTATCGATATGGTAAGAAAAGCGCAAAATACTAAACCCGCTATCGGCAGACTGGCTGATAAAGTTTCATCCATATTCGTTCCCACCGTTTTGATAATTGCAGTGCTAACTATGCTAGCATGGTTTAACTTCGGACCTGACCCAAAATTGACCTACATGCTGGTTACAACAGTGGCAGTGCTTATAATTGCATGTCCTTGCGCTCTTGGGCTTGCAACTCCAATATCAGTTATGGTCGGTGTCGGCAAAGCAGCGGAATATGGCGTTCTCATCAGAAAAGGGGACGCGCTTCAAACAGCTGGGCAGCTTACTACAGTTGTTCTAGATAAAACCGGAACTATTACTGAAGGAAAGCCAGTAGTGACCGCGCTTGAACCCAAAGATGGAACGTCAGAGGAAGAGCTTATTAAAATTGCCGCAAGTGTCGAGCAGAACTCAGAACACCCGCTGGCAGAAGCGGTAATTGAAGCATCAAAGGAAAAAAATCTGGAGCTCCCTGAAATAGGATCCTTTGAAGCAATTTCGGGTCACGGTGTTAAGGCAAATTATCAAAATAAGACAGTTTTATTGGGCAACTCAAAACTTATGAAAGATAGCGGAGTAAATCTAGGAGAGCTATTAGGACGCTCAGAGGAGTTATCAAAGCTAGGCCAAACTGTGATCTTTGTATCATTAGACCAAGAGCCTTTAGGGCTCATTGGAATTTCAGACCCTATAAAATCTGATTCAAAAGACGCAATTAACAGGCTTCAAGAAAAAGGTATCAAGGTTGTGATGCTAACCGGTGATAACAGAGCAACAGCGGGGGCAGTGGCAAGCTTAGTTGGGGTTGATGATTTTATTGCCGAGGTGCTACCTCAAGATAAGGCAAACGAGATTATCAAGCTTCAGCAAATGGGCGAGAAAGTGGCCATGGTTGGGGACGGGATAAACGATGCACCGGCTCTAGCCGGAGCAGATGTGGGTTTTGCAATAGGAACGGGAACTGATGTCGCAATTGAGAGCGCTGATATCACACTGATGCGGGGCTCGCTTAATGGGGTTGCAGACGCGGTTTCAATCTCTAAAGCTACGCTTGGAAACATAAAGGAAAATTTGCTAGGCGCCTTTGGCTACAACACTCTTGCAATACCAATTGCGGCTGGAGTTCTATATCCATTTATTGGAGTATTGCTAAGCCCAATTATTGCGGGAGCTGCAATGGCTCTCTCATCCGTAACGGTGGTCACTAATGCAAATAGACTAAGGTGGTTTAAACCTTAATGGGAATTATTGTGAACTTAATAGGACTTTTATTAATCGCTTTTGTAGTCTGGTGGTTTTGGATATACAAAAAACGCTCCGAAGCGCGGGCAGACTCAGGCGCACTAGATGTTATAGTTGATTCCGGCGTCTATGAACCATCTGTTATTTACGCC from the Thermodesulfobacteriota bacterium genome contains:
- a CDS encoding heavy metal translocating P-type ATPase, with product MTNTPQNSKRLYVSDMSCASCVDKIESALKSTPGVDDVAVNFADKTASITGAASEDLLIQTIGDIGYTASMADDASDSKRENQELLHYRDLLKKTVIAAVVGLSILAAMLAGILPDISSASGRVVYGIMSILSLFVLSYAGGRFFTGALKSFKNHSANMDTLIAIGTGVAWTYSTFVVLFPGGLSEVARHVYFDTATIIIAFINLGSALEMRARGKTSEAIKRLIGLQPKTARVVREGEEIDIPIEEVIQGDIVRVRPGEKIPVDGEITQGSSHVDESMLTGEPVPVSKKVGDEIVGGSVNKSGSFMFKAIRIGKDTALSQIIDMVRKAQNTKPAIGRLADKVSSIFVPTVLIIAVLTMLAWFNFGPDPKLTYMLVTTVAVLIIACPCALGLATPISVMVGVGKAAEYGVLIRKGDALQTAGQLTTVVLDKTGTITEGKPVVTALEPKDGTSEEELIKIAASVEQNSEHPLAEAVIEASKEKNLELPEIGSFEAISGHGVKANYQNKTVLLGNSKLMKDSGVNLGELLGRSEELSKLGQTVIFVSLDQEPLGLIGISDPIKSDSKDAINRLQEKGIKVVMLTGDNRATAGAVASLVGVDDFIAEVLPQDKANEIIKLQQMGEKVAMVGDGINDAPALAGADVGFAIGTGTDVAIESADITLMRGSLNGVADAVSISKATLGNIKENLLGAFGYNTLAIPIAAGVLYPFIGVLLSPIIAGAAMALSSVTVVTNANRLRWFKP